Proteins from a single region of Lepus europaeus isolate LE1 chromosome 4, mLepTim1.pri, whole genome shotgun sequence:
- the SLC25A32 gene encoding solute carrier family 25 member 32, which yields MTGQGQSASQSSAWSTVFHHVRYENLVAGVSGGVLSNLALHPLDLVKIRFAVSDGLELRPKYKGILHCLTTIWKLDGLRGLYQGVTPNVWGAGLSWGLYFFFYNAIKSYKTEGRAEQLEATEYLISAAEAGAMTLCITNPLWVTKTRLMLQYDSVVNSSQRQYKGMFDALVKIYKYEGVRGLYKGFVPGLFGTSHGALQFMAYELLKLKYNQHINRLPEAQLSTVEYISVAALSKIFAVAATYPYQVVRARLQDQHMFYSGVIDVIARTWRKEGIGGFYKGIAPNLIRVTPACCITFVVYENVSHFLLDLREKRK from the exons ATGACGGGCCAGGGCCAGTCGGCGTCCCAGTCGTCGGCGTGGAGCACGGTGTTCCACCACGTCCGGTACGAGAACCTGGTGGCGGGCGTGAGCGGCGGGGTCTTGTCTAACCTCGCGCTGCACCCGCTCGACCTCGTGAAGATCCGCTTCGCCG TGAGTGATGGATTGGAACTGAGACCAAAATATAAAGGAATCTTACATTGCTTGACTACCATCTGGAAGCTTGATGGACTACGGGGACTTTATCAAGGAGTAACCCCAAATGTGTGGGGTGCAGGTTTATCCTGGGGACTCTACTTTTTCTT TTACAATGCCATCAAATCATATAAGACAGAAGGAAGAGCTGAACAGTTAGAGGCGACAGAATACCTCATCTCAGCTGCTGAAGCCG GAGCCATGACACTTTGCATTACAAATCCATTATGGGTAACAAAAACTCGCCTCATGTTACAGTATGATAGTGTTGTGAATTCCTCACAGCGACAATATAAAGGAATGTTTGATGCACTTGTGAAAATATATAAGTATGAAGGTGTTCGTGGATTGTATAAG GGCTTTGTTCCTGGGCTGTTTGGAACATCACATGGAGCACTTCAGTTTATGGCATATGAACTACTGAAGCTGAAGTACAATCAACACATCAACAGATTACCAGAAGCCCAACTG AGCACAGTAGAATATATATCTGTTGCAGCACTATCTAAAATATTTGCCGTAGCAGCCACATACCCATATCAAGTTGTGAGAGCTCGTCTTCAGGATCAGCACATGTTTTACAGTGGTGTAATTGATGTGATTGCAAGGACGTGGAG GAAAGAAGGCATCGGTGGATTTTACAAAGGAATTGCTCCCAATTTGATTAGAGTGACACCAGCCTGCTGTATTACCTTTGTAGTATATGAAAATGTCTCACATTTTTTACTTGACCttagagaaaagagaaagtaa